A region of Zootoca vivipara chromosome 15, rZooViv1.1, whole genome shotgun sequence DNA encodes the following proteins:
- the LOC118082278 gene encoding uncharacterized protein LOC118082278 isoform X2, with translation MAPRRKQKESAAAPPKKRRATGKSYSGTPSGTAISIPPEAVATLFSGFQSFFQQVSKPGVTIQVVPPVGSPDFIAETPMAEAARPGPSSANTPEQPRRVGTRSQSAPADAATSSAGDKAPSATAGNASIAQLSPGTPACLRSQPLDSHSRSGRSSITSYDSDAQDQVQVTPSQQGTTQQVDQEKGKAKKTGQKKSKKTKRKELEDDSEKLVNIWLFGHSIVHWARARAYDRKMGPNLGLPPWVRVSWITRRGMRWSEFLPTVKIRAATHGPPDILVVQLGENDLAYRNGQDLKWTILADFDGLLATFPNLTIFWSSLLERRVWRDCFSPAAINKARKFLDIAVARKVLALNGHYIPHPAITFSDVSLYRADGVHLSDDGNDIWLSDILGAIRNWLRL, from the exons ATGGCCCCTAGACGCAAACAGAAAGAGTCTGCGGCAGCACCCCCTAAAAAACGTCGAGCAACTGGCAAAAGTTATTCCGGCACGCCTTCGGGGACCGCTATTTCCATCCCTCCTGAGGCTGTGGCCACCTTGTTCTCCGGCTTCCAAAGTTTCTTCCAGCAGGTTTCCAAACCGGGTGTCACAATTCAGGTAGTTCCCCCCGTGGGGTCCCCTGACTTCATTGCTGAGACACCCATGGCCGAAGCTGCGCGCCCCGGGCCTTCATCCGCTAACACCCCTGAACAGCCTAGGCGTGTGGGCACAAGATCTCAATCCGCTCCTGCAGATGCCGCCACTTCCAGTGCTGGGGACAAGGCACCTTCAGCCACTGCGGGTAACGCTTCCATCGCCCAGCTGTCTCCAGGTACCCCTGCTTGTTTGCGAAGCCAGCCCCTTGATTCCCATTCTAGGTCCGGACGCTCATCAATCACATCTTATGACAGTGATGCTCAGGACCAGGTACAGGTGACGCCATCTCAGCAGGGCACTACTCAGCAGGTGGACCAGGAAAAGGGGAAGGCGAAGAAGACGGGTCAGAAGAAGTCTAAGAAGACCAAGCGTAAGGAGCTGGAGGACGACTCAG aaaaactCGTTAACATCTGGTTGTTTGGACACAGCATCGTGCATTGGGCCCGGGCTCGCGCTTATGATCGAAAAATGGGCCCCAATTTGGGGTTGCCTCCCTGGGTCAGAGTGTCCTGGATCACGAGACGGGGGATGCGTTGGAGTGAGTTCTTGCCAACAGTGAAGATTAGGGCGGCTACACATGGCCCTCCGGATATtttggtggtgcagctgggcgagAATGATTTGGCTTATCGCAATGGCCAGGATTTGAAATGGACTATCCTTGCGGATTTTGATGGACTGTTGGCTACCTTCCCCAACTTGACCATTTTCTGGTCTTCCCTCCTGGAGAGGCGTGTCTGGCGTGACTGCTTTTCGCCCGCTGCTATAAACAAAGCAAGGAAATTTCTGGATATTGCTGTGGCCAGAAAGGTCTTGGCCTTGAATGGACATTATATACCGCACCCTGCGATTACGTTCAGTGATGTGTCACTATACCGTgctgatggcgtgcatctttccGATGATGGGAATGACATTTGGCTTTCCGACATACTAGGTGCTATTAGGAATTGGTTGCGACTgtaa
- the LOC118082278 gene encoding uncharacterized protein LOC118082278 isoform X1 — protein sequence MAPRRKQKESAAAPPKKRRATGKSYSGTPSGTAISIPPEAVATLFSGFQSFFQQVSKPGVTIQVVPPVGSPDFIAETPMAEAARPGPSSANTPEQPRRVGTRSQSAPADAATSSAGDKAPSATAGNASIAQLSPGTPACLRSQPLDSHSRSGRSSITSYDSDAQDQVQVTPSQQGTTQQVDQEKGKAKKTGQKKSKKTKRKELEDDSDGPLPLSCTRGSAVARGVPGTSMESWERDVIEGVLASVAPSTLSTYKKAWSDFRTFRARTLGSEMDTPPNKREVLAYLVNLRRLGRAARTLHIQTAAISFFSKASYSTDPCADFLVRKALEGWRRLQPPRKDSRKPITFNLLFQIHKQLRKLCWSKYEARLFSAAYSIAFFGAFRIGEVVCEGSPSQAAKGILLSDLSLSEKEVVIHIRQSKTDQCGRGALMRLPATGHPGPCPVKDTRRFLHLRPASPGPFLIHQDGSCLARHQFTRVMRKAIAACGLPPSDFAAHSFRIGAATTAVHMGLSVDRIKDLGRWKSKAYKGYLRSSK from the exons ATGGCCCCTAGACGCAAACAGAAAGAGTCTGCGGCAGCACCCCCTAAAAAACGTCGAGCAACTGGCAAAAGTTATTCCGGCACGCCTTCGGGGACCGCTATTTCCATCCCTCCTGAGGCTGTGGCCACCTTGTTCTCCGGCTTCCAAAGTTTCTTCCAGCAGGTTTCCAAACCGGGTGTCACAATTCAGGTAGTTCCCCCCGTGGGGTCCCCTGACTTCATTGCTGAGACACCCATGGCCGAAGCTGCGCGCCCCGGGCCTTCATCCGCTAACACCCCTGAACAGCCTAGGCGTGTGGGCACAAGATCTCAATCCGCTCCTGCAGATGCCGCCACTTCCAGTGCTGGGGACAAGGCACCTTCAGCCACTGCGGGTAACGCTTCCATCGCCCAGCTGTCTCCAGGTACCCCTGCTTGTTTGCGAAGCCAGCCCCTTGATTCCCATTCTAGGTCCGGACGCTCATCAATCACATCTTATGACAGTGATGCTCAGGACCAGGTACAGGTGACGCCATCTCAGCAGGGCACTACTCAGCAGGTGGACCAGGAAAAGGGGAAGGCGAAGAAGACGGGTCAGAAGAAGTCTAAGAAGACCAAGCGTAAGGAGCTGGAGGACGACTCAG atggaccgcttccgctctcttGCACCAGAGGCTCAGCAGTTGCCAGAggcgttcccggaacatctatggaatcttgggaacgagacgtgatagagggagtattggcgtcggttgccccctccactctcTCTACTTATAAAAAGGCCTGGTCCGATTTCCGGACTTTTCGCGCTAGAACTCTGGGCTCAGAAATGGATACACCCCCGAATAAGCGGGAGGTGCTAGCGTACCTAGTTAACTTAAGGAGGTTGGGCAGGGCCGCCAGAACTTTGCACATTCAAACAGCAGCTATCTCCTTCTTCAGTAAGGCCAGTTATTCAACGGACCCTTGTGCGGATTTTTTAGTGCGTAAAGCTCTCGAGGGCTGGCGCAGGCTTCAGCCACCGCGCAAGGATAGTCGGAAGCCCATTACTTTTAACTTATTATTCCAAATTCACAAGCAACTCAGGAAGTTGTGCTGGTCAAAATATGAGGCTAGACTTTTCTCAGCGGCTTATTCTATAGCCTTTTTTGGCGCATTCAGGATTGGTGAGGTGGTCTGTGAGGGTTCCCCTTCTCAAGCTGCCAAGGGTATTCTGTTGTCTGACCTATCCCTGTCTGAGAAGGAGGTGGTGATCCACATCCGCCAATCAAAAACAGATCAATGTGGGAGGGGCGCTTTGATGCGCTTGCCAGCCACGGGCCATCCCGGCCCCTGCCCTGTGAAGGACACCAGGCGTTTTCTCCATTTGAGGCCCGCCTCGCCCGGTCCATTCCTAATTCACCAGGATGGGTCTTGCTTAGCCCGCCACCAGTTTACCCGCGTAATGCGCAAGGCAATCGCTGCCTGTGgccttcctccctctgattttgcAGCACATTCCTTTCGTATTGGTGCCGCCACAACCGCAGTACATATGGGTTTGTCAGTGGATAGAATAAAAGACTTAGGCCGTTGGAAGTCCAAAGCATACAAAGGTTACCTCCGCTCCTCTAAATGA